The following proteins are encoded in a genomic region of Bacillus sp. FJAT-22090:
- a CDS encoding ABC-F family ATP-binding cassette domain-containing protein has protein sequence MIVLQVNQVTKSFNGEDILTNVKLEVQDRDRVALVGRNGAGKSTLLKIIAGEMSYDSGDIIMPKNIRLGYLEQHAGLESKLSIWEEMKSIFNHLIESEKELRSLETQMADPSVYEDSDAYARVTAAYDELQLNFKEAGGYRYESDIRSILHGMQFFPEDYDKPVQALSGGQKTRLALAKMLLSKPDLLILDEPTNHLDIETLNFLENYLKNYSGAILIVSHDRYFLDQVVNFVYEVSRHNVTRYVGNYSSYLDQKAKNYERDKKMYEKQQEEKAKLEDFVNRNLARASTTKMAQSRRKVIEKTDWMDSPDGDEKSASFGFSIDRPSGNDVLRLEEVSVGYPGKSVSKNISFSVYKQDRIALVGPNGVGKSTLLKTIMKQLESAGGKIQYGTNVQFGYYDQEQAALTGNKTALLELWDEWPLMNEKDVRTVLGRFLFSGDDVQKTVSTLSGGEKARLALAKLMLLKANTLVLDEPTNHLDLDSKEVLENALLDFPGTILFVSHDRYFINRIATKVVELSNDHAALFLGDYDYYLEKKLELEELALESAGAIEKAVVVKASTSTIDKEAKKKERQLRRQLEELESQIPLVDTEIASIEEKLCDPAIFQDHEAVQQLQKELDEWKEKQDNLSNEWLELQEQLEEIVS, from the coding sequence GTGATTGTTTTACAAGTCAATCAAGTAACAAAATCCTTTAACGGAGAAGATATATTAACTAATGTAAAGTTAGAGGTTCAAGACCGAGATCGGGTAGCCCTTGTAGGTCGAAACGGTGCAGGAAAATCTACTTTACTTAAAATAATAGCTGGAGAAATGTCGTATGATTCCGGCGATATCATTATGCCTAAGAACATTCGATTAGGATATTTAGAGCAACATGCCGGATTAGAATCAAAACTTTCTATATGGGAAGAAATGAAGTCCATCTTTAATCATCTCATCGAATCTGAAAAAGAGCTTCGTTCCTTAGAAACGCAAATGGCAGATCCATCTGTATACGAGGACTCCGATGCCTATGCACGAGTTACAGCTGCGTATGATGAGCTACAGCTTAATTTTAAAGAAGCAGGCGGTTATCGATACGAATCAGATATCCGTTCTATTTTACACGGAATGCAGTTTTTCCCTGAGGATTATGATAAGCCTGTACAAGCATTATCTGGTGGACAAAAGACTAGGTTGGCACTGGCTAAAATGCTACTTAGCAAACCCGATTTACTTATATTGGATGAGCCGACCAACCACTTGGACATTGAAACACTGAACTTTTTGGAAAACTACTTAAAAAACTATAGTGGCGCAATTCTTATCGTGTCCCATGACCGCTATTTCTTAGATCAAGTCGTAAACTTTGTTTATGAAGTATCTCGCCATAATGTCACTAGATATGTCGGCAACTATAGTAGCTACCTAGATCAAAAAGCAAAAAATTACGAACGTGATAAAAAAATGTACGAAAAACAGCAGGAGGAAAAAGCTAAACTCGAAGACTTTGTCAATCGAAATTTAGCTCGTGCTTCCACAACCAAAATGGCTCAATCGAGACGCAAAGTGATTGAGAAGACAGACTGGATGGATTCTCCAGATGGCGATGAAAAATCAGCTTCTTTCGGCTTTTCGATTGATCGGCCAAGTGGAAATGATGTACTAAGACTCGAAGAAGTTTCTGTTGGCTATCCTGGCAAATCCGTTTCTAAAAATATTTCTTTTTCCGTATATAAGCAGGACAGAATAGCGCTAGTCGGACCAAATGGTGTCGGTAAATCTACCTTATTGAAGACCATTATGAAACAACTAGAAAGTGCAGGCGGTAAAATTCAATACGGCACAAACGTCCAATTTGGTTATTACGACCAAGAACAAGCTGCTCTCACTGGCAATAAAACAGCACTTCTTGAATTATGGGACGAATGGCCACTTATGAATGAAAAAGATGTCCGTACCGTATTAGGTCGTTTTCTATTTAGTGGAGACGATGTTCAAAAAACCGTTTCTACCTTATCTGGTGGAGAGAAAGCTAGACTTGCACTAGCAAAGCTAATGTTGTTAAAAGCAAATACGTTAGTGCTAGATGAGCCGACCAACCATTTAGATTTAGATAGTAAAGAAGTGCTTGAAAATGCATTGCTCGATTTTCCAGGAACGATTCTTTTCGTCTCGCATGACCGTTACTTCATTAATAGAATCGCTACGAAAGTGGTTGAATTATCGAATGATCACGCAGCACTATTTTTGGGAGATTACGATTACTATTTAGAAAAGAAACTCGAACTAGAAGAGCTGGCTCTTGAGAGCGCAGGAGCAATAGAAAAAGCCGTTGTCGTAAAGGCAAGCACTTCTACGATTGATAAAGAAGCGAAGAAAAAAGAACGCCAACTCCGTAGACAACTGGAAGAACTTGAATCTCAAATTCCATTAGTGGATACAGAGATTGCTTCTATAGAAGAAAAGCTTTGTGACCCCGCAATTTTCCAAGACCACGAAGCTGTACAACAATTGCAAAAAGAACTAGATGAATGGAAAGAAAAACAAGATAATTTGTCCAACGAATGGTTAGAGTTGCAAGAGCAACTAGAAGAAATCGTTTCATGA
- a CDS encoding redox-sensing transcriptional repressor Rex, whose protein sequence is MKPELPRIPQATTKRLPLYYRFLQSFHNAGHKRVSSQELSDAMKIDSATIRRDFSHFGALGKKGYGYDVANLLQFFRKTLDQDEAANVALIGVGSLGTAFLKYNFQKNHNTKIVVAFDTKAPIEGMFVSDIPVFHPSVMEEKLEEHGIELVICTVPSRTAQEVADRLAKTNIKGILNFTPVRLTVPDTIRVHTIDLSVEVQTLIYLIRNEHNE, encoded by the coding sequence ATGAAACCTGAACTACCGAGAATACCTCAAGCAACAACGAAGAGGCTTCCATTATATTATAGATTTTTACAAAGTTTTCATAATGCTGGACATAAAAGAGTATCATCACAAGAGTTAAGTGATGCGATGAAAATAGATTCCGCTACTATTCGAAGAGATTTCTCGCACTTTGGAGCACTTGGCAAAAAAGGTTATGGATACGATGTTGCTAACTTACTCCAGTTTTTTAGAAAAACACTCGATCAAGATGAAGCTGCAAATGTGGCACTTATTGGAGTTGGTAGTTTAGGAACTGCTTTTTTAAAATATAACTTTCAAAAAAACCATAATACCAAAATTGTAGTTGCTTTTGATACAAAAGCTCCGATAGAGGGAATGTTTGTAAGTGATATTCCTGTCTTTCATCCGAGTGTCATGGAAGAGAAGCTCGAGGAGCATGGTATCGAGTTGGTTATATGTACTGTTCCAAGTCGCACGGCACAAGAAGTAGCTGATCGATTAGCAAAAACGAATATTAAAGGGATTCTCAACTTTACCCCTGTCCGATTGACGGTACCTGATACAATTCGGGTCCATACAATCGATTTATCAGTTGAAGTACAAACCCTAATTTATTTAATTAGAAATGAACATAACGAATAA